One window from the genome of Sesamum indicum cultivar Zhongzhi No. 13 linkage group LG15, S_indicum_v1.0, whole genome shotgun sequence encodes:
- the LOC105178259 gene encoding mitochondrial uncoupling protein 5-like isoform X2, with protein sequence MGLKGFVEGGVASIVAGCSTHPLDLIKVRMQLQGEPAVQSLRPALAFHTAASHHLPPPRVGPVSVGLRIIQQDGAAALFSGVSATVLRQTLYSTTRMGLYDILKTKWTDPNTNNMPLMRKITAGLVAGGVGAAVGNPADVAMVRMQADGRLPPAQRRNYKSVVDAITQMSKNEGIGSLWRGSSLTVNRAMLVTASQLASYDQFKEMILERDLMKDGLGTHVTASFAAGFVAAVASNPVDVIKTRVMNMKVEAGMAAPYSGAVDCAMKTIKAEGPMALYKGFIPTISRQGPFTIVLFVTLEQVRKLFKDF encoded by the exons ATGGGGTTGAAGGGATTTGTTGAAGGAGGTGTTGCTTCCATTGTTGCCGGCTGCAGTACCCACCCCCTTGATTTAATCAAGGTCCGGATGCAGCTTCAGGGCGAGCCTGCTGTTCAATCTCTCCGCCCTGCTCTCGCCTTCCACACCGCCGCCTCCCACCAC CTCCCTCCTCCCCGCGTCGGACCCGTCTCTGTTGGGCTACGGATCATCCAGCAGGATGGCGCCGCTGCCCTCTTCTCTGGCGTCTCCGCCACCGTCCTCCGCCAGACCCTCTACTCCACCACCAGAATGGGTCTCTACGACATCCTCAAGACGAAATGGACGGATCCCAACACAAATAACATGCCGTTAATGAGAAAAATTACTGCGGGACTCGTCGCTGGAGGCGTCGGCGCCGCCGTGGGGAACCCCGCGGACGTGGCAATGGTCCGGATGCAGGCCGACGGCCGTCTCCCCCCGGCTCAGCGCCGCAACTACAAGAGCGTGGTGGACGCAATTACTCAGATGAGCAAGAACGAGGGGATCGGCAGTCTCTGGCGCGGATCGTCCCTCACGGTGAACCGAGCGATGCTGGTGACGGCGTCGCAGCTGGCGTCCTACGACCAGTTCAAGGAGATGATTCTGGAGAGGGATCTCATGAAGGACGGACTGGGGACCCACGTCACGGCAAGCTTCGCAGCGGGATTCGTGGCGGCGGTGGCGTCGAACCCGGTGGACGTGATCAAGACAAGAGTGATGAACATGAAGGTGGAGGCGGGGATGGCGGCGCCGTACAGTGGGGCGGTGGACTGCGCGATGAAGACGATTAAGGCAGAGGGGCCAATGGCGCTTTACAAGGGATTCATTCCCACCATATCAAGGCAGGGACCATTCACAATTGTGCTCTTCGTCACATTGGAACAAGTTCGCAAATTGTTCAAGGATTTCTAg
- the LOC105178259 gene encoding mitochondrial uncoupling protein 5-like isoform X1: protein MGLKGFVEGGVASIVAGCSTHPLDLIKVRMQLQGEPAVQSLRPALAFHTAASHHIHLPPPRVGPVSVGLRIIQQDGAAALFSGVSATVLRQTLYSTTRMGLYDILKTKWTDPNTNNMPLMRKITAGLVAGGVGAAVGNPADVAMVRMQADGRLPPAQRRNYKSVVDAITQMSKNEGIGSLWRGSSLTVNRAMLVTASQLASYDQFKEMILERDLMKDGLGTHVTASFAAGFVAAVASNPVDVIKTRVMNMKVEAGMAAPYSGAVDCAMKTIKAEGPMALYKGFIPTISRQGPFTIVLFVTLEQVRKLFKDF, encoded by the exons ATGGGGTTGAAGGGATTTGTTGAAGGAGGTGTTGCTTCCATTGTTGCCGGCTGCAGTACCCACCCCCTTGATTTAATCAAGGTCCGGATGCAGCTTCAGGGCGAGCCTGCTGTTCAATCTCTCCGCCCTGCTCTCGCCTTCCACACCGCCGCCTCCCACCACATCCACCTCCCTCCTCCCCGCGTCGGGCCCGTCTCTGTTGGGCTACGGATCATCCAGCAGGATGGCGCCGCTGCCCTCTTCTCTGGCGTCTCCGCCACCGTCCTCCGCCAGACCCTCTACTCCACCACCAGAATGGGTCTCTACGACATCCTCAAGACGAAATGGACGGATCCCAACACAAATAACATGCCGTTAATGAGAAAAATTACTGCGGGACTCGTCGCTGGAGGCGTCGGCGCCGCCGTGGGGAAC CCCGCGGACGTGGCAATGGTCCGGATGCAGGCCGACGGCCGTCTCCCCCCGGCTCAGCGCCGCAACTACAAGAGCGTGGTGGACGCAATTACTCAGATGAGCAAGAACGAGGGGATCGGCAGTCTCTGGCGCGGATCGTCCCTCACGGTGAACCGAGCGATGCTGGTGACGGCGTCGCAGCTGGCGTCCTACGACCAGTTCAAGGAGATGATTCTGGAGAGGGATCTCATGAAGGACGGACTGGGGACCCACGTCACGGCAAGCTTCGCAGCGGGATTCGTGGCGGCGGTGGCGTCGAACCCGGTGGACGTGATCAAGACAAGAGTGATGAACATGAAGGTGGAGGCGGGGATGGCGGCGCCGTACAGTGGGGCGGTGGACTGCGCGATGAAGACGATTAAGGCAGAGGGGCCAATGGCGCTTTACAAGGGATTCATTCCCACCATATCAAGGCAGGGACCATTCACAATTGTGCTCTTCGTCACATTGGAACAAGTTCGCAAATTGTTCAAGGATTTCTAg
- the LOC105178260 gene encoding mitochondrial uncoupling protein 5-like: MGLKGFVEGGVASIVAGCSTHPLDLIKVRMQLQGEPAVQSLRPALAFHTAASHHIHLPPPRVGPVSVGLRIIQQDGAAALFSGVSATVLRQTLYSTTRMGLYDILKTKWTDPNTNNMSLMRKITAGLIAGGVGAAVGNPADVAMVRMQADGRLPPAQRRNYKSVVDAITQMSKNEGIGSLWRGSSLTVNRAMLVTASQLASYDQFKEMILERDLMKDGLGTHVTASFAAGFVAAVASNPVDVIKTRVMNMKVEAGMAAPYSGAVDCAMKTIKAEGPMALYKGFIPTISRQGPFTIVLFVTLEQVRKLFKDF; encoded by the coding sequence ATGGGTTTGAAGGGATTTGTTGAAGGAGGCGTTGCTTCCATTGTTGCCGGCTGCAGTACCCACCCCCTTGATTTAATCAAGGTCCGGATGCAGCTTCAGGGCGAGCCTGCTGTTCAATCTCTCCGCCCTGCTCTCGCCTTCCACACCGCCGCCTCCCACCACATCCACCTCCCTCCTCCCCGCGTCGGGCCCGTCTCTGTTGGGCTACGGATCATCCAGCAGGATGGCGCCGCTGCCCTCTTCTCTGGCGTCTCCGCCACCGTCCTCCGCCAGACCCTCTACTCCACCACCAGAATGGGTCTCTACGACATCCTCAAGACGAAATGGACGGATCCCAACACAAATAACATGTCGTTAATGAGAAAAATTACTGCGGGACTCATTGCCGGAGGCGTTGGCGCCGCCGTGGGGAATCCTGCGGACGTGGCGATGGTCCGGATGCAGGCCGACGGCCGTCTCCCCCCGGCTCAGCGCCGCAACTACAAGAGCGTGGTGGACGCAATTACTCAGATGAGCAAGAACGAGGGGATCGGCAGTCTCTGGCGCGGATCGTCCCTCACGGTGAACCGAGCGATGCTGGTGACGGCGTCGCAGCTGGCGTCCTACGACCAGTTCAAGGAGATGATTCTGGAGAGGGATCTGATGAAGGACGGACTGGGGACCCACGTCACGGCCAGCTTCGCAGCGGGGTTCGTGGCGGCGGTGGCGTCGAACCCAGTGGACGTGATCAAGACAAGAGTGATGAACATGAAGGTGGAGGCGGGGATGGCGGCGCCGTACAGTGGGGCGGTGGACTGCGCGATGAAGACGATTAAGGCAGAGGGGCCAATGGCGCTTTACAAGGGATTCATTCCCACCATATCAAGGCAGGGACCATTCACAATTGTGCTCTTCGTCACATTGGAACAAGTTCGCAAATTGTTCAAGGATTTCTAg